The genomic segment ATTACTCGTAATGGGCTGTGCGGCAGTCCCAGTCGACTGGCCGCGGTCGCGGCATCTGCGCTGCCTTCCAGCAATCTGATTACCAGATCTGACTCCACCTGTCGCTCGAGGTCGGCACTGGCACGAGAGCGCAGCAGATGCAAGGAGACGGTGCGCGCCCCATCGGCGAGCGCGGTCAGGGCTGCGCCCGTCAGTGGCGCGTCACACGCCACCCACACCGATCCCATGAGTTCGCGTCCAGAACGCACTGCGACGACCATGCGTCCCGTCAGGCCATGGTTCGCCTCCTTGCCCACGAACAACGGATCGTCGGAATCGGCCAGATGCTGTGACACGCCCTGGTCGTCGAAGAACACGCGTAGTCGCTCGGGGGCTCGGCGATCCATGATGGTCTGCACTCGCGCCGGGTCGGCGTGCTGTTGCATCGTGGAATAGGCCAATACCCGGGAGAGCCGGTCCTCGATCGTCACCGCCCCACCAGTGGCCTCCGCCAAGCTGTCGGCAAGCGCGAACAGGTCCGTGGGGCCGCGCCCGGACTCGGTTTCGCGGCCCTCCAACACCAGGCCGTACACGACGGCCGCCACTTCACTCCACGACATCGCCGGATCGATCATCACCACCGCGACACCATCGGCCGCGCCTTCAGCTGCGGCGTCATCCTGGTCGTCTCGTGCGAGGACGACAAGCGCGCGCGACGTGGCGGCCCAGCGCACAGCTTCCTGCACCGAACGAGCTCCGAGGCCGAGCAGCACGTCGCCGATGACGGTGCGCCCCT from the Mycolicibacterium crocinum genome contains:
- a CDS encoding PucR family transcriptional regulator, which gives rise to MVTLDRLVNVLGNYGARLRVCPIPRSTQLRSVAMPATAEGRTVIGDVLLGLGARSVQEAVRWAATSRALVVLARDDQDDAAAEGAADGVAVVMIDPAMSWSEVAAVVYGLVLEGRETESGRGPTDLFALADSLAEATGGAVTIEDRLSRVLAYSTMQQHADPARVQTIMDRRAPERLRVFFDDQGVSQHLADSDDPLFVGKEANHGLTGRMVVAVRSGRELMGSVWVACDAPLTGAALTALADGARTVSLHLLRSRASADLERQVESDLVIRLLEGSADAATAASRLGLPHSPLRVIALQASIGGQRDAALLLAFERATTGFGWSRPGRSALAGSTVYTVLPGDSAAGARRWVADLAAALPERVVVRAGISGVAGTADLVEARHEADECLALNGVGAEDNPPPIYDESWDDILLQRLRTAAGAGRSPDRGPLAELRRHDQAHGTNHVTTLRAWLASQGDPAEAGRLLGVHENTVRYRLRKMNEITTLPLGDPKKRLAMMIELAATDTA